One part of the Clostridium thermosuccinogenes genome encodes these proteins:
- a CDS encoding RluA family pseudouridine synthase, with product MREIIVTKENAGKRIDKYLRDTFRNMPSGAMYKAFRKKDIKVNGVRVKDDYVVSQGDRLEIYIVDEILDGVPQAGSTPFARGFSVVYEDSNIMIVNKDQGIPVHPDREQSNNTLIDFILEYLEHKGEYNPNDTNSFTPCLCHRLDRNTGGLVIIAKNAESLRIMLDKIKNKEVRKFYQCLVVGKVKKQSAELRSFLIKDERKSRVFISDEPVKGASEIITKYRVLSYDMDKDISRLEVELITGKTHQIRAHLAHIGHPIVGDGKYGTNAFNRPLKAKRQMLWAYKLVFDFKDAGMLNYLKGMKFEVEPIFNINLKEQH from the coding sequence ATGAGGGAAATAATAGTCACAAAAGAAAATGCAGGCAAACGTATAGATAAATACCTTCGGGATACCTTCAGAAATATGCCGTCAGGCGCTATGTACAAAGCCTTCAGAAAGAAGGACATAAAGGTCAACGGAGTGCGGGTCAAAGATGATTATGTCGTCTCCCAGGGTGACCGGCTGGAAATATACATAGTGGATGAAATTCTCGACGGAGTGCCCCAAGCCGGCAGCACACCTTTTGCCAGGGGTTTTTCAGTAGTATATGAGGACAGCAATATAATGATAGTAAATAAGGATCAGGGGATACCGGTGCACCCCGACAGGGAGCAGTCAAACAACACCCTTATAGACTTCATTCTTGAATATCTTGAGCACAAGGGAGAATATAATCCCAATGACACCAACTCCTTTACCCCGTGCCTCTGCCACAGGCTGGACAGAAATACGGGAGGTCTGGTCATAATAGCCAAAAACGCCGAATCCTTAAGGATAATGCTGGACAAGATCAAAAACAAGGAAGTGCGCAAATTCTATCAATGTCTGGTAGTGGGCAAGGTTAAGAAGCAATCAGCCGAGCTCAGGAGCTTTCTTATCAAGGATGAGAGGAAAAGCAGGGTTTTTATCAGCGATGAGCCGGTTAAAGGAGCTTCGGAAATTATTACAAAATACCGGGTTCTATCCTATGATATGGATAAGGATATAAGCCGCCTGGAAGTGGAACTCATAACAGGGAAAACCCATCAGATAAGGGCTCACCTTGCCCATATCGGCCATCCGATAGTTGGGGACGGAAAATATGGAACCAACGCTTTCAACCGCCCTCTGAAGGCCAAACGCCAGATGCTGTGGGCATATAAACTGGTTTTTGACTTCAAGGATGCCGGAATGTTAAACTATCTCAAAGGTATGAAGTTCGAAGTGGAACCCATATTTAATATCAATCTGAAAGAACAGCATTGA
- a CDS encoding CAP domain-containing protein: MKKKLVYLIVLVLACTSLLNIGGPDVQKVTAAPSFQKVNFTDAVVTANSLNVRQGPSTKYPVVCVLKKGQKVKVFGKIDSWYAVYDVSSGCVGAVSAQYIKTSGSTTAKTPTTKTPTTKTPTTKTPTTQTPAPQTPTTQTPQTSDKTPSTTPPEGISQDEQKLLDLVNEARADAGVGPLAFDMELVKVARLKAQDMVNNNYFAHQSPTYGSPFDMMRKFDIEFKTAGENIAGNQTVEAAFKAWMNSEGHRKNILNGSFNYTGIGIVDSPTYGKVLVQQFIGK; the protein is encoded by the coding sequence ATGAAAAAAAAGCTAGTATATTTGATCGTACTTGTGCTTGCTTGTACGTCGCTTTTGAATATTGGTGGGCCTGATGTACAAAAGGTGACAGCAGCTCCATCATTTCAAAAAGTTAATTTTACGGATGCGGTAGTTACTGCTAATTCTTTGAACGTAAGGCAGGGCCCGTCTACAAAGTATCCTGTAGTATGTGTGCTTAAAAAAGGGCAGAAAGTAAAGGTATTCGGTAAAATAGACAGCTGGTATGCGGTATATGATGTGAGCAGCGGATGTGTTGGAGCGGTGTCTGCACAATACATAAAGACATCCGGATCAACTACTGCCAAGACACCAACAACCAAAACTCCGACAACCAAGACTCCTACGACTAAGACTCCGACTACGCAGACTCCTGCACCTCAGACGCCTACTACCCAGACTCCACAGACAAGTGATAAGACTCCTTCTACCACTCCTCCGGAAGGAATATCCCAGGATGAGCAGAAGTTGCTGGATCTGGTTAATGAAGCCAGGGCAGATGCCGGGGTAGGTCCTCTTGCTTTTGATATGGAGCTGGTGAAGGTTGCTAGGTTGAAAGCTCAGGATATGGTAAACAACAACTACTTTGCTCATCAATCACCGACATATGGTTCACCTTTTGACATGATGAGAAAGTTTGATATTGAGTTCAAAACAGCCGGTGAAAACATAGCCGGAAATCAGACGGTAGAGGCGGCATTTAAAGCATGGATGAATTCCGAAGGCCACAGGAAGAATATACTGAACGGAAGCTTTAATTATACGGGCATAGGCATAGTGGACAGCCCGACTTACGGAAAGGTGCTTGTACAGCAGTTCATAGGAAAGTAA